In a genomic window of Lycium ferocissimum isolate CSIRO_LF1 chromosome 9, AGI_CSIRO_Lferr_CH_V1, whole genome shotgun sequence:
- the LOC132030692 gene encoding uncharacterized protein LOC132030692, whose product MMGSCSESEEECFFDSREEITSVSDFGSDCNEASTCNRGDDCVLGYEFWNKDPESVDERRDRFLKWIGDVTTGDSKMGVDRIRDSGETVLANSDSRDSCFSGRSSQSFESNEALELDEADAGDVRSHWKIRNLDNGVEFVLDEFSQDGMLSQVRELGSNRLFSAEEFQKTLGPSPLVQKYLRRVPDKIDTVNDAKKKTKKSWLQKLTVATHNKVKSMGDKVKGKESDLKPGTNIRRVGVHTSGKESKELSSLYTGQEFLAHEGSISTMKFSPCGQYLASAGKDGTVRIWRVIADEIPNNLNNAHDSDSSCLYFSLTHTSKLASLNNNKEKICGSKMMRKSSESVCVVLPPKIFRILENPLHEFHGHRGEVLALSWSRNGYLLSSSVDKTARLWQVGQDQCLGVYSHNNYVTCVEFNPTDDNFFISGSIDGKIRLWEVHGCRVIDWTDVKEIVTAVCYCPDGKGGVVGSMDGNCRFYDVVGNQLQMGSQVCLQGKKKLARKRITGFQYCPNDSSKVMVTTADSQVRILCVSNIICKFKGIRDSGSQFPASFTSDGKHILAVSEDSNVHIWNYTDQGRTTTNKPKKVRSSESFFSNDASVAIPWAGFNTNPGTLPRSVLENGNVNAPKTSDCFSLGRALFIDSLSKGSATWPEEKLLNSSSVTVFPSVCKSEYKFLKSAWQGALSSPHLWGLVVVTAGWDGCIRTFLNYGLPIRF is encoded by the exons ATGATGGGGAGTTGTAGTGAGTCTGAAGAAGAATGTTTCTTTGATAGCCGTGAAGAGATCACTTCCGTTTCTGATTTTGGTTCTGATTGCAACGAGGCGTCCACTTGTAATCGGGGTGACGATTGTGTTTTAGGATATGAGTTTTGGAATAAGGATCCGGAAAGTGTTGATGAACGTCGTGATCGATTTTTGAAATGGATAGGTGATGTAACTACCGGTGACAGCAAGATGGGCGTTGATAGAATTAGGGATAGTGGCGAGACTGTGCTGGCAAATTCAGATTCTCGAGACAGTTGTTTCTCGGGTCGTTCTTCTCAATCTTTCGAGTCTAATGAAGCTTTGGAATTAGATGAGGCTGATGCAGGAGATGTGAGATCGCATTGGAAAATTAGGAATTTGGACAACGGAGTAGAGTTTGTTCTGGATGAATTTAGTCAGGATGGTATGCTTAGCCAAGTACGTGAATTAGGTTCAAACAGGTTGTTCTCTGCTGAAGAGTTCCAGAAAACTCTTGGTCCGTCGCCTTTAGTTCAGAAATATCTGCGGAGAGTGCCGGATAAAATTGATACAGTTAATGATGCtaagaaaaaaactaaaaaaagttGGCTTCAAAAGCTAACTGTTGCGACCCATAATAAGGTGAAGTCAATGGGGGACAAAGTGAAGGGGAAGGAGTCCGATTTAAAGCCAGGAACTAACATTCGTAGAGTTGGGGTCCACACTAGTGGTAAGGAGTCGAAAGAACTATCCTCACTTTACACAGGGCAAGAGTTTCTAGCACACGAGGGCTCGATTTCAACAATGAAGTTTAGTCCCTGTGGCCAGTATTTAGCAAGTGCTGGCAAAGATGGCACGGTTCGCATTTGGAGGGTGATTGCAGATGAAATTCCAAACAACCTAAATAATGCACATGATAGTGACTCCTCTTGTTTATACTTCTCACTGACTCATACGTCAAAATTAGCTTCTCTGAACAACAACAAAGAGAAAATTTGTGGGTCAAAAATGATGAGGAAGTCATCAGAATCAGTTTGTGTCGTGCTCCCACCGAAGATTTTCCGGATATTGGAGAATCCATTGCATGAGTTCCATGGACACAGGGGTGAGGTCTTGGCCCTTTCATGGTCCAGAAATGGG TATCTGCTGTCATCTTCAGTTGATAAAACAGCTCGTCTCTGGCAAGTGGGGCAAGATCAATGCCTTGGTGTTTATTCACATAATAACTATG TGACTTGTGTAGAATTCAATCCAACGGATGATAACTTTTTCATTAGCGGTTCAATAGATGGGAAAATACGTCTCTGGGAGGTTCATGGTTGCCGAGTAATTGATTGGACTGATGTAAAAGAAATAGTGACTGCTGTTTGCTATTGTCCTGATGGAAAG GGGGGCGTTGTGGGATCAATGGACGGCAATTGTCGTTTTTATGATGTAGTAG GTAATCAATTGCAGATGGGCTCACAAGTATGCCTTCAAGGAAAGAAGAAGCTTGCTCGCAAGAGAATCACCGGATTTCAG TACTGTCCGAATGACTCGAGCAAAGTCATGGTAACTACTGCTGACTCACAAGTTAGAATACTTTGTGTATCTAATATTATCTGCAAATTCAAAG GAATTCGAGATTCGGGGAGCCAATTTCCTGCATCTTTCACCTCGGATGGGAAACACATTCTCGCAGTTAGCGAGGATTCAAATGTTCATATATGGAACTACACTGACCAGGGCcgtacaacaacaaacaaaccaaaaaaagtCCGGTCATCAGAGAGTTTCTTTTCCAACGATGCATCAGTTGCTATACCTTGGGCCGGCTTCAACACGAATCCAGGAACACTACCTAGAAGTGTTTTAGAAAATGGGAATGTCAACGCACCAAAGACTTCAGACTGTTTCTCCCTGGGGCGTGCATTATTCATCGACTCTCTATCTAAGGGCTCTGCCACATGGCCAGAAGAGAAACTGCTTAATTCTTCCAGTGTAACCGTTTTCCCCTCGGTATGTAAGTCAGAGTACAAGTTCTTGAAAAGTGCTTGGCAAGGTGCATTAAGCTCTCCTCATTTGTGGGGTCTTGTGGTTGTCACTGCTGGATGGGATGGATGTATTAGAACATTTCTCAATTATGGCTTACCAATTCGTTTTTGA